One genomic segment of Acidimicrobiales bacterium includes these proteins:
- the rimI gene encoding ribosomal protein S18-alanine N-acetyltransferase produces the protein MTAVALSRVPVDLRPLVDSDVDAVLALDARVHPNTWSSKFLRSQLANPTTRTNLVAEVDGQLVGHAALLVVVDEGHVISVTVDPDRKRSGIGTVLMAALCRDALVRGLSALTLEVRVSNEPAIGLYQRFGFAPAGIRKGYYTDSAVGGREDALVMWAHDIADPAFSNRVDEAINRAGGGPTDG, from the coding sequence GTGACCGCCGTGGCTCTGTCTCGCGTCCCCGTGGACCTCCGACCGCTGGTCGACAGCGACGTTGACGCCGTGCTGGCCCTAGATGCCCGGGTCCATCCGAACACCTGGTCGTCGAAGTTCTTACGCAGCCAACTGGCCAACCCGACGACCCGCACCAACCTAGTGGCTGAGGTGGACGGTCAGCTGGTCGGCCACGCCGCCCTACTGGTCGTGGTTGACGAGGGGCACGTCATCTCAGTGACCGTGGACCCCGACCGGAAGCGGTCGGGGATCGGCACCGTCCTGATGGCCGCCTTGTGCCGAGATGCCCTCGTCCGTGGTCTGTCTGCCCTGACGCTAGAGGTCCGAGTGTCCAACGAGCCGGCCATCGGGCTGTACCAGCGGTTCGGGTTCGCTCCGGCGGGGATTCGAAAGGGGTACTACACCGACTCGGCGGTTGGGGGCCGGGAGGACGCTCTCGTGATGTGGGCCCACGACATCGCCGACCCGGCCTTCTCGAACCGGGTGGACGAGGCGATCAACCGGGCTGGGGGAGGTCCGACCGATGGGTGA
- the tsaB gene encoding tRNA (adenosine(37)-N6)-threonylcarbamoyltransferase complex dimerization subunit type 1 TsaB, translating to MLILGIESAGAQVGCAVGGHEGVLASAHSGRGRRHAEALAPQIEFVRRQAGIELSEVGAVAVDVGPGLFTGLRVGIATAVALAYALGVPMIPVPSLDLMAFPARWTTRLIVPALDARRGELFTALFRRVPGGIQRIREADVGTPDELSAELEALDEPTLLLGDGALRHAERFTGLRAMEMAEQGLANPSARSLVQLAHARAMREEFVQPWELEPIYLRQPDAQINWATREGGA from the coding sequence GTGCTGATCCTTGGGATCGAGAGCGCCGGTGCCCAGGTGGGATGCGCCGTGGGTGGCCACGAGGGGGTGCTGGCCTCGGCCCATTCCGGGCGGGGTCGACGCCACGCTGAGGCCCTAGCCCCCCAGATCGAGTTCGTCCGCCGCCAGGCCGGAATCGAGTTGTCCGAGGTCGGGGCGGTGGCCGTGGACGTCGGACCGGGGCTGTTCACGGGGTTGCGGGTGGGCATCGCCACGGCGGTGGCTCTGGCCTACGCCCTAGGAGTGCCCATGATCCCGGTACCCAGCCTCGACCTGATGGCCTTCCCGGCCCGTTGGACGACGCGCCTCATCGTGCCAGCCCTTGATGCCCGGCGAGGTGAGCTGTTCACCGCCCTGTTCCGCAGGGTTCCCGGTGGCATTCAGCGGATTCGAGAGGCCGACGTGGGCACACCGGACGAGCTTTCGGCCGAGTTGGAAGCCCTCGACGAGCCGACCCTTCTGCTGGGTGATGGCGCCCTACGCCACGCCGAACGGTTCACCGGGCTCCGGGCCATGGAGATGGCCGAGCAGGGCCTGGCTAATCCCAGTGCCCGGTCCCTCGTGCAGTTGGCCCATGCCCGGGCCATGCGGGAGGAGTTCGTCCAGCCCTGGGAGCTGGAGCCGATATACCTGCGCCAGCCGGACGCCCAGATCAACTGGGCGACTCGCGAGGGCGGGGCGTGA
- the tsaE gene encoding tRNA (adenosine(37)-N6)-threonylcarbamoyltransferase complex ATPase subunit type 1 TsaE: MTLGQAVATVPTASADETQTVAARLAALVRAGDLIVLCGDLGAGKTAFTQGLGRALGVTAPITSPTFTLANRYEGDNLTVHHLDVYRLARIEEVRDLGLPELVDDRAVTLVEWGDAIAAVLPGGYLEVRFRLGDGPDDRLLEFRTSGPEWADREVALQGLGVGGGPC; the protein is encoded by the coding sequence GTGACCCTCGGCCAGGCGGTGGCCACCGTTCCCACGGCGTCGGCTGACGAGACCCAGACCGTGGCCGCCCGGCTGGCCGCCTTGGTTCGGGCCGGTGACCTGATCGTGCTGTGTGGCGACCTGGGTGCCGGCAAGACGGCCTTCACTCAGGGACTGGGCCGGGCGCTGGGCGTGACGGCCCCCATCACGTCGCCCACCTTCACCCTGGCCAATCGCTACGAGGGCGACAACCTGACCGTCCACCATCTGGACGTCTACCGCTTGGCCCGCATCGAGGAGGTACGCGACCTCGGCCTACCCGAGCTGGTCGACGACCGGGCGGTAACCCTCGTGGAATGGGGAGACGCCATTGCCGCCGTACTGCCGGGGGGCTACTTGGAGGTTCGCTTCCGGTTGGGCGACGGACCGGACGATCGCCTTCTGGAGTTTCGGACCTCGGGCCCGGAGTGGGCCGATCGCGAAGTTGCCCTGCAGGGGCTTGGGGTGGGAGGTGGGCCGTGCTGA
- a CDS encoding uracil-DNA glycosylase, translated as MATALKVLAEEASTCTSCGLAVGRTTVVFGAGSSAADLMFVGEGPGAREDEQGVPFVGRSGQLLDRLLAEELGIDRTDCYITNVVKCRPPENRDPRPDEIAACRPYLEQQLALVDPTVIVTLGNFSSKLLLETDVGITKLRGRSYRFGDPERHLVPTFHPAAALRGGADVLARMRADLVRAKVLMGDR; from the coding sequence GTGGCAACCGCCCTCAAAGTCCTCGCCGAAGAGGCTTCCACCTGTACGTCCTGTGGCCTGGCCGTCGGCCGGACCACCGTGGTGTTTGGAGCCGGCTCGTCCGCGGCGGACCTGATGTTCGTGGGTGAGGGTCCGGGAGCCCGGGAGGACGAGCAGGGGGTGCCCTTCGTTGGTCGGTCGGGCCAGTTGTTGGACCGCCTGCTGGCCGAGGAGTTGGGTATCGACCGGACCGACTGCTACATCACAAATGTGGTGAAGTGCCGCCCACCCGAGAACCGGGACCCGCGGCCGGACGAGATCGCCGCCTGCCGCCCCTACCTGGAGCAGCAGCTAGCGCTCGTCGACCCGACGGTCATCGTGACCTTGGGCAACTTCTCGTCAAAGCTCCTCCTAGAGACCGATGTAGGCATTACGAAGCTCCGGGGTCGTAGTTACCGCTTCGGTGACCCGGAACGCCACCTGGTTCCCACCTTCCACCCGGCGGCCGCCCTGCGGGGCGGTGCGGACGTCCTGGCCCGGATGCGGGCCGACCTAGTCCGGGCCAAGGTCCTTATGGGGGACCGGTGA
- a CDS encoding DUF3524 domain-containing protein, which translates to MPDLPGATYSGRFIVARVLLVEPFHGGSHGAWANGLVRHSRHEVVPVSHPGAFWRWRMRGAALTLAEATREAVAVHGAPDVVLVSGMVDLAGWLGLTRRFLGDPPVVLYLHENQLLHPLSPNQRADDEFPLVNWRGMAAADQVWFNSAFQRDGLLAALPALLDRAPDLTHAAFLPGVAGSCYVVPVGVELADVSRRTVGVHASGVPLVLWNQRWDHDKNPTAVFNSLGRLAEEGVPFAVAVAGENERVDPREFTEAQDHLGDRVVQFGFLDRPDYVDLLGRSDVVVSAAHHEFFGVAVVEALAAGCVPVLPDRLSYPELVGDWAGVALYPDGGLTDRLREVLTDLDNWRDQMTGLDEDIRRFDVRTVVVDYDDRLEA; encoded by the coding sequence GTGCCCGACCTCCCCGGCGCTACCTATAGCGGGCGGTTCATCGTGGCCCGGGTCCTACTAGTTGAGCCGTTCCACGGCGGTTCCCACGGCGCGTGGGCCAACGGCTTGGTCCGGCACAGCCGCCACGAGGTGGTCCCCGTGTCCCATCCGGGAGCGTTCTGGCGTTGGCGGATGCGGGGCGCCGCGTTGACCCTGGCCGAGGCCACTCGGGAGGCGGTGGCCGTGCACGGGGCGCCGGACGTGGTGCTGGTGTCGGGCATGGTCGATCTGGCCGGCTGGCTGGGGCTAACTCGGCGGTTCCTCGGCGATCCCCCGGTCGTGCTGTACCTCCACGAAAACCAGCTGCTCCATCCCCTCAGTCCCAACCAGCGGGCTGACGACGAGTTCCCCCTTGTGAACTGGCGCGGCATGGCCGCCGCTGACCAGGTGTGGTTCAACTCCGCCTTCCAGCGAGACGGCCTGCTGGCAGCCCTCCCGGCTCTGCTGGACCGGGCACCTGACCTAACTCACGCTGCCTTCCTCCCCGGCGTGGCCGGGTCGTGCTACGTCGTGCCGGTTGGTGTGGAACTGGCCGATGTGTCGCGGCGGACGGTCGGTGTTCACGCGTCCGGGGTTCCTCTCGTGTTGTGGAACCAGCGGTGGGACCACGACAAGAATCCCACAGCAGTTTTTAACTCCCTGGGTCGGCTGGCCGAAGAGGGGGTGCCCTTCGCTGTAGCCGTGGCCGGGGAAAATGAGCGGGTGGACCCCCGGGAGTTCACCGAGGCCCAGGACCACCTGGGCGACCGGGTGGTGCAGTTCGGCTTCCTGGACCGTCCTGACTACGTGGACCTCCTGGGGCGCAGTGACGTTGTGGTGAGCGCTGCGCACCACGAGTTCTTCGGTGTCGCCGTGGTGGAAGCCCTGGCCGCCGGGTGTGTTCCGGTCCTCCCCGACCGCCTGAGCTATCCGGAGCTGGTGGGGGACTGGGCCGGGGTGGCCCTGTACCCCGACGGTGGGCTCACCGACCGGCTGCGCGAGGTACTGACTGACCTGGACAACTGGCGGGACCAGATGACCGGACTGGACGAGGACATCCGGCGTTTCGACGTGCGGACGGTGGTGGTCGACTACGACGATCGACTGGAGGCGTAG
- the alr gene encoding alanine racemase: MRPTWVTVDLEAVAYNVAVFRDLVAPAEMCAVVKADGYGHGALPVAQAALGAGATWLAVALVEEAAALRGGGLDAPILLLSEPRQEEMAEVVMLGGVRPTVYTEAGIKAFAAVADPGAPVHLKVDTGMHRVGVRPAEALTTARLVQDLGLGLEGVFTHCSVADVPDDPFTDRQVRRFDLALDDLASAGIRPAIVHMANTAATVSRPDTRRNLVRVGIGVYGVEPSTEVRPHCAPLGLRQAMAIRSQVTHLQTVDAGEGVGYGHQWVSGDETRLATVPMGYADGLPRRWGLVGEALVGGRRRPLRGVVSMDALMVEVDDTVALGDEVILLGAQGDEMIGAAEVGEAIGLIPWEVLCSLSARPPRRYL, from the coding sequence ATGCGCCCTACCTGGGTCACGGTGGACCTTGAGGCGGTGGCCTACAACGTGGCTGTCTTCCGCGACCTAGTAGCCCCGGCCGAGATGTGCGCGGTGGTCAAGGCCGACGGCTACGGCCATGGTGCCCTGCCGGTGGCCCAGGCGGCCCTCGGGGCTGGTGCCACTTGGTTGGCTGTAGCTCTGGTGGAAGAGGCAGCCGCCCTGCGGGGCGGCGGGCTCGATGCCCCGATCCTGTTGCTGTCCGAGCCACGACAGGAAGAGATGGCCGAGGTGGTGATGCTGGGTGGGGTTCGACCCACCGTCTACACGGAGGCTGGGATCAAGGCCTTCGCCGCGGTGGCCGATCCCGGGGCACCGGTCCACCTCAAGGTCGACACTGGCATGCATCGGGTGGGGGTCCGACCCGCCGAGGCGTTGACCACCGCCCGGCTGGTCCAGGACCTGGGCCTTGGCCTGGAAGGGGTGTTCACCCACTGCTCGGTGGCCGACGTCCCCGACGACCCGTTCACCGACCGGCAGGTTCGGCGCTTCGACCTTGCTCTGGACGACCTAGCGTCGGCTGGGATCCGACCGGCGATCGTGCACATGGCTAACACAGCGGCCACGGTCAGCCGCCCGGACACCCGACGGAACCTGGTGCGGGTTGGTATCGGCGTCTACGGGGTGGAGCCCTCCACGGAGGTCCGCCCCCACTGCGCCCCGCTCGGGTTGCGCCAGGCCATGGCCATCCGCAGCCAGGTGACCCACCTGCAGACGGTGGACGCCGGGGAGGGCGTGGGCTACGGGCACCAATGGGTAAGCGGGGACGAGACGCGGCTAGCAACCGTGCCCATGGGCTATGCCGACGGCCTTCCTCGCCGCTGGGGTTTGGTTGGTGAGGCACTGGTCGGGGGTCGCCGACGGCCGCTCCGGGGCGTCGTGTCGATGGATGCCCTGATGGTGGAGGTCGACGACACCGTGGCCCTGGGCGACGAGGTAATCCTGCTCGGCGCGCAGGGCGACGAGATGATCGGTGCTGCCGAGGTCGGCGAGGCCATTGGACTGATCCCGTGGGAGGTCCTCTGCTCGCTGAGTGCCCGACCTCCCCGGCGCTACCTATAG
- a CDS encoding NAD(P)H-hydrate dehydratase produces MAVADAAASESAEVLVDRAGAAVARAALNLMGGAYGRRVVVVAGKGSNGADGRVAAARLERRGVRTTVVDAADAPGRLPVADLVVDAAYGTGLGRSYEAPATDAPVLAVDLPSGVDGLTGEARGAPTSAQRTVTFTALKPGLLFADGPGLAGRVEVADIGLDTSSARTHLVDDDDVARLVPNRPDDTHKWANACWVVAGSVGMEGAAALAAEAAQRAGAGYVRLSTPGWGEAEAPVEVVRYPVDSVPGPDHADLERFAALVVGPGLGTSEEVAEGVRRLVDGVNRPLVVDGDALTALAGTTIRPGPQAVLTPHDGEFERLAEQSPGSDRIGAVRSLAGRTGSVVLLKGPTTVVAHPDGRVLLAAAGDRRLATAGSGDVLAGILGAFLARGAGALEAAAAAAHVHGRLLDGLPATGVVAGDLSARLVDVLVALGVDGSGQTVA; encoded by the coding sequence ATGGCGGTCGCGGACGCCGCGGCGTCCGAATCGGCAGAGGTCCTAGTGGACCGGGCCGGGGCCGCCGTCGCCCGGGCCGCGCTGAATCTGATGGGTGGGGCGTACGGGCGACGCGTGGTGGTGGTGGCCGGCAAGGGTTCCAACGGCGCCGACGGTCGGGTAGCGGCGGCCCGCCTAGAGCGACGGGGGGTACGTACCACGGTGGTCGACGCTGCTGATGCCCCCGGTCGCTTACCGGTGGCCGATCTGGTGGTGGATGCCGCCTACGGCACCGGCCTGGGCCGGTCCTACGAAGCGCCGGCTACCGACGCTCCGGTGCTAGCCGTAGATCTCCCGTCAGGGGTGGACGGCCTGACCGGTGAGGCCCGGGGCGCACCGACGTCGGCCCAGCGCACCGTCACCTTCACCGCCCTGAAACCAGGCCTGCTGTTTGCCGACGGGCCGGGGTTGGCTGGACGGGTGGAGGTGGCCGACATCGGCCTGGACACCTCGTCGGCCCGGACCCACCTGGTAGACGACGACGACGTAGCCCGTTTAGTGCCCAACCGGCCGGACGACACCCACAAGTGGGCGAACGCCTGCTGGGTCGTGGCCGGGTCGGTGGGAATGGAGGGGGCAGCCGCACTAGCTGCCGAGGCCGCGCAACGGGCGGGCGCCGGATACGTACGCCTGTCGACCCCGGGGTGGGGTGAGGCCGAGGCCCCCGTAGAGGTGGTTCGCTACCCGGTCGACAGCGTTCCGGGCCCAGACCATGCGGACCTAGAGCGCTTTGCCGCCCTGGTGGTGGGTCCCGGGCTGGGGACCTCCGAGGAGGTGGCGGAGGGGGTCCGGCGTCTGGTGGACGGGGTGAACCGTCCGCTGGTCGTGGACGGTGATGCCCTAACCGCCCTAGCCGGCACGACGATCCGACCAGGTCCCCAGGCCGTCCTCACCCCACACGACGGCGAGTTCGAACGCCTGGCCGAGCAGTCTCCGGGTTCCGACCGGATAGGGGCCGTCCGCAGCCTGGCCGGACGGACGGGTTCAGTGGTTCTGCTCAAAGGTCCGACCACCGTGGTGGCCCACCCAGACGGACGAGTCCTGCTGGCCGCAGCGGGTGACCGCCGCCTGGCCACCGCAGGATCCGGTGACGTGCTGGCTGGCATCCTGGGAGCGTTCCTGGCCCGGGGGGCTGGTGCCCTAGAGGCCGCTGCTGCCGCTGCCCACGTCCACGGACGCCTCCTGGACGGCCTCCCAGCCACCGGGGTAGTGGCCGGGGACCTATCAGCGAGGCTGGTCGACGTTCTGGTGGCTTTGGGCGTGGACGGTTCCGGACAAACGGTGGCCTGA
- a CDS encoding holo-ACP synthase gives MIGIGVDLVDVDRFRRSLERTPSLRDRLFRPDERARADAHVDPAGRYAVRFAAKEAALKALGLGLGGMAMYDIEVVRDDLGPPSLVLHGKALEVARRAGVTRWLVTLSHSDRLAQATVVAL, from the coding sequence GTGATCGGGATCGGGGTGGACCTGGTGGACGTGGACCGCTTCCGACGGTCGTTGGAGCGAACCCCTTCGTTGCGCGATCGCCTGTTTCGGCCCGACGAGCGGGCCCGGGCTGACGCCCACGTAGACCCAGCGGGCCGCTACGCGGTCCGCTTCGCTGCCAAGGAGGCCGCGCTGAAGGCCCTGGGACTGGGGCTGGGGGGTATGGCCATGTACGACATTGAGGTAGTGCGGGATGACCTGGGCCCTCCCTCGCTGGTTTTGCACGGTAAGGCGCTGGAGGTGGCCCGACGGGCCGGGGTGACGCGGTGGCTGGTCACCCTGAGCCACAGTGACCGGCTGGCCCAGGCCACCGTCGTGGCGCTGTGA